The Pyricularia oryzae 70-15 chromosome 5, whole genome shotgun sequence genome includes a region encoding these proteins:
- a CDS encoding twin-arginine translocation pathway signal, whose product MSLVLTKSLSKHHLFVKAQKVIFSSLCMTDFSSAEILCGNHYPLDYIPTYLPTQLTPLHAPEMNTEQAAKLPTPDDPRWFTGAYNSTIEELGAQLIQEELGRKSSNMESIPESRQLPAVHQSTMTADGVTVFFRHAGPESPTAPTIVLLHGFPSSSFMFRNLIPHLALAGYRVFAPDLPGFGFTDVDPARGYHYTFQNLAATFEAFVDALHLRRFALYVCDLGAPVGLRFALRRPDALAALVTQNGNLYREGLARPFWAPFEAYWAQPTPSHCPPARDALRCLVEYPATRWRYTQGSPSLARRVSLEPCDLDQTLLDRPGIKEVQLDLFHDYRSNVELYPAFQRYLAQSVVPVLAVWGRHDPIYTPDGAVAFRRDVRDMEIRWIDAGHFALEGNEVDVAGAMCEFFDTYYIFSPLAA is encoded by the coding sequence ATGAGCTTGGTCTTGACAAAGTCTTTGAGCAAACACCATTTATTTGTAAAAGCCCAAAAGGTTATATTTTCCAGTCTTTGCATGACTGATTTTAGTTCGGCTGAGATTCTATGTGGAAACCATTACCCCCTTGActatatacctacctacctacctacacagTTAACTCCCTTACACGCCCCAGAAATGAACACGGAGCAGGCGGCAAAGCTGCCAACACCCGACGACCCCAGATGGTTTACGGGCGCTTACAACAGCACGATCGAAGAGTTGGGTGCACAGCTGATCCAGGAGGAGCTCGGCCGGAAATCGTCCAACATGGAATCGATACCAGAATCAAGACAATTACCAGCGGTACACCAGTCCACCATGACGGCAGACGGCGTCACGGTCTTTTTCCGCCACGCCGGGCCCGAATCGCCCACGGCACCCACCATTGTGCTGCTGCACGGCTTCCCCAGCTCGTCCTTTATGTTTCGCAACCTGATACCCcacctcgccctcgccggcTACCGAGTCTTTGCTCCCGACCTGCCCGGCTTCGGCTTCACCGACGTCGACCCGGCTCGCGGCTACCACTACACCTTTCAAAACCTGGCCGCCACCTTCGAGGCCTTTGTGGacgccctgcacctgcgccgCTTCGCCCTCTACGTCTGCGACCTCGGCGCCCCCGTCGGCCTGCGCTTCGCCCTGCGCCGGCCCGACGCGCTCGCCGCCCTCGTCACCCAGAACGGCAACCTCTACCGCGAAGGGCTCGCGCGGCCCTTTTGGGCTCCCTTCGAGGCCTACTGGGCCCAGCCCACGCCGTCGCACTGCCCGCCCGCCCGCGACGCCCTGCGCTGCCTGGTCGAGTACCCGGCCACCAGGTGGCGGTACACGCAGGGCAGCCCCTCGCTGGCGCGGAGGGTGTCGCTCGAGCCCTGCGATCTGGACCAGACCCTGCTCGACAGGCCCGGCATCAAGGAGGTGCAGCTGGACCTGTTCCACGACTACCGCTCCAACGTCGAGCTCTACCCGGCCTTTCAGCGGTACCTGGCCCAGTCCGTCGTGCCCGTGCTGGCCGTCTGGGGCCGTCACGATCCCATCTACACCCCCGACGGCGCGGTTGCCTTCAGGAGGGACGTGAGGGACATGGAGATTCGGTGGATAGACGCCGGCCACTTTGCGCTAGAGGGGAACGAGGTCGACGTCGCCGGGGCCATGTGCGAGTTCTTTGACACTTATTATATATTCAGCCCCTTGGCTGCGTGA
- a CDS encoding lysosomal cobalamin transporter: MAPYLQTSLIWIAYAVAVGLALFAAIVTTFTWQKPRERSAVVNTVAVVSLTSLLATVLLLPVDIALVSSTGSVHLGVNKEWATPEHVAGMLRTLQIVYYSLYSLDALLCLIVIPFAYFWYEEYDEVEEEEGTRSTGAKLWGAFKYTSGFIILVLILFFVGFFVPAAGNQKGGHLDLDYFKRLLAANKGEKALTFAVGLLVCLGTLLYVLYTSSGLALLPISFIKSAPSISAPQLSETTASALERNRERQRQLELRNGGNHDEMPSKDRRELESLVREERTLVRRARLAAEAQGEGRSWVYRTWTKICAVFRPLKLVGGILLLLVSVIVWVSMLITTIDKASNSLCKGHCGYILGQIKIFQPVNWLFLQAAKAFPVDYIIMAFLVLFFFSSSISGLATVGIRFLWVQIFQIRRGRTAPQAILIATVMMALIILGINYSIAMMAAPQYSIYGTQTFCTAEPTAHGKQPDCSEHPEMVRPCSEGFKQPLAKDICTPSVMSTFLNRVTLNWPVFGAVDFWAQVAFLAVFLIVLVTSLFRTPKLNMSELDEEAEADEEEGLLASTGRRFGATWQDITGRSGQASNQENGDN, translated from the coding sequence ATGGCACCCTATCTTCAGACCAGCTTGATCTGGATTGCATACGCCGTAGCTGTCGGCCTGGCGCTCTTCGCTGCCATCGTCACCACCTTCACATGGCAGAAGCCACGCGAACGATCTGCAGTTGTCAATACAGTTGCAGTGGTCAGCTTGACATCTCTACTGGCCACCGTTCTGCTCCTTCCTGTCGATATCGCGCTCGTATCCTCGACCGGCTCCGTGCACCTCGGTGTCAACAAAGAATGGGCAACGCCAGAGCACGTGGCTGGAATGCTACGCACTCTCCAGATTGTGTATTATTCGCTCTATAGCCTTGACGCCCTGCTTTGTCTAATCGTTATCCCCTTCGCGTATTTCTGGTACGAGGAATATGACGAagtcgaggaggaggaagggaCTCGCAGCACCGGGGccaagctctggggggcTTTCAAGTATACTTCGGGCTTCATAATCCTGGTGCTCATTCTCTTTTTCGTGGGCTTCTTTGTACCAGCCGCCGGCAATCAGAAAGGTGGACACTTGGATCTGGACTATTTCAAGCGGCTGCTGGCTGCGAACAAGGGAGAGAAGGCTTTGACCTTTGCCGTTGGCTTGCTCGTGTGCCTGGGTACTTTGCTCTATGTTCTGTACACCAGCTCAGGCCTGGCCTTGCTGCCAATCTCATTCATCAAATCCGCGCCATCCATCTCGGCACCGCAGTTGTCCGAAACTACAGCTTCTGCCCTTGAGAGAAATCGCGAGCGTCAGCGGCAGCTTGAACTTCGCAATGGAGGGAACCACGATGAAATGCCCAGCAAGGACAGGCGCGAGCTTGAATCTCTGGTGCGAGAGGAACGCACTCTTGTGCGCCGTGCGCGACTGGCCGCGGAGGCTCAGGGTGAGGGGCGCAGTTGGGTGTATAGGACATGGACCAAGATCTGCGCCGTCTTTCGACCTCTAAAGTTGGTCGGCGGTATCCTTCTGCTGCTCGTCTCGGTCATTGTTTGGGTGTCGATGCTTATCACGACAATCGACAAGGCTTCCAACTCGCTCTGTAAAGGTCACTGTGGTTACATCCTCGGGCAGATCAAGATCTTCCAGCCTGTCAACTGGCTCTTCCTCCAGGCAGCGAAGGCGTTCCCTGTGGATTATATCATCATGGCATTTTTGGTGCTCTTCTTTTTCAGCAGCTCCATCTCAGGCCTTGCAACAGTCGGCATTCGATTCCTCTGGGTCCAAATCTTCCAGATCAGGCGTGGTAGGACAGCGCCGCAGGCCATCCTAATTGCTACGGTTATGATGGCCCTCATAATACTGGGCATCAACTACTCCATTGCGATGATGGCTGCCCCTCAGTACTCGATCTATGGCACGCAGACTTTCTGCACCGCAGAGCCAACCGCTCACGGCAAGCAGCCCGACTGCTCGGAGCACCCAGAGATGGTAAGGCCGTGCTCTGAGGGGTTCAAGCAACCTCTGGCCAAGGATATCTGCACACCATCGGTCATGTCGACCTTCCTCAACCGTGTCACGCTGAACTGGCCGGTTTTTGGTGCCGTTGACTTTTGGGCGCAGGTTGCTTTCCTGGCAGTCTTCCTCATTGTTCTTGTCACCTCGCTATTCCGGACGCCTAAGCTCAACATGAGCGAGTTGGACGAGGAGGCTGaggccgacgaggaggagggtcTGCTTGCAAGCACTGGTCGGAGGTTCGGTGCGACATGGCAGGACATCACTGGCAGGTCTGGCCAGGCCTCAAACCAGGAAAATGGTGATAACTAG
- a CDS encoding cft-1, whose translation MQCYTELTPPSAVTHSLTLPFTSPKSNNLVVAKSSLLQIFATRLVPAELDGTSQSAKATHNYDTKLNDDEGLEASFLGGDAAIIRSDRNHTKLVLVAEFPLSGTITGLARVKANATKTSNGNGAGSSSSGGDFLLIAFKDAKLSLVEWDPDRRSLETISIHYYEQNELQSSPWAAPLSDYVNFLVADPGSRCAALKFGARSLAIIPFKQADGDIGMDDWDEELDGPRPAQEKPATAATNGTTDNVVEDTPYTPSFVLRLPNLDPALLHPVHLAFLYEYREPTFGILSSNITPSTYLARKDHLTYTVFTLDLQQKASTTILSVGGLPKDLTRVIALPAPVGGALLVGSNELIHIDQSGKANGVAVNPMTKSCTSFSLADQSDLGLRLEGCMINVLSAEDGQFIIVLNDGRLATLVFHIDGRTVSGLKIKMVAPEAGGQLLQTSVSCLTRLGRNALFAGSDRGDSVVFGWNRKHNQVSKRKPKIQDPDLDLDIDYDDLEDDEDDDDDLYADTEKTKATTSASTGETKTDDLIFRVHDLMVSIAPIRDVTFGKPPPPTDAERNTKDPAAVQSELQLVAVVGRDKASSLAIINREMTPVSIGRFEFPEARGLWTLSTQKPLPKPLQASNKNPKTAAATESILSAQYDQYMIVAKEDDDGFETSDVYALTAAGFETLSGTEFEPAAGFTIEAGTMGDHTKIIQVLKSEVRCYDGDLGLTQIIPMLDEETGHEPRATSASIADPYLLIIRDDSSAFIAHVNEDSEIEEIEKEDKIISSTKWSTGCLYADSKGAFAATQQTAKSPKSTPTIMMFLLSAAGALYIYALPDISRPVYVAEGLCYVPPYLSADYSARKGMARETISEILVTDLGDTVFKSPHVILRHSNHDLTIYEPYRIAEDSQSLTKILRLRKLPNPAVAKAPEATNSEDPPLMSRNMPLRACANIAGYSAVFMPGHSPSFLIKSAKATPKVIGLRGSGVRAMSSFHTEGCERGFIYADSAGVARVAQIPKDTSFSELGLSVKKVPLGIDADGIAYHSPTGVYVLTCSYWEPFELPKDDDYHCEWAKENISFKPMVERSVLKVINPINWSDIWTEEFEQHEVAMCIRSLNLEVSQSTNERRQLITVGTAMCKGEDLPVRGGIYVFDLASVVPQKGRPETDKKLKQVAKEEIPRGAVTSLSEIGTQGLMMVAQGQKTLVRGLQEDGKLPPVAFMDMNCYVTCVKELAGTGLCVMADAFKGVWFCGYTEGPYKMMLFGKSSTNLECMNVDLLPDGKDLLIVAADSDGNLHVLQFDPEHPKSLQGHLLLNRTTFSTGAHHPQKSLLLPTTDPRPSTNQPSSDAERQHILMASPTGVLAAVQPLSQSTYTRLSALASNLMASVPHHAALNPKAYRLPPTSTRNQVAAVDISVGRAVVDGSLLARWAELASGRRAEVAGRAGFSGAAEVRSELEAVLGWSIMSYF comes from the exons ATGCAGTGCTATACGGAGCTGACGCCGCCGTCCGCCGTCACGCACTCGCTGACACTACCCTTCACTTCGCCCAAATCGAACAACCTCGTTGTCGCAAAGTCGTCGCTGCTGCAGATATTCGCAACCAGACTCGTCCCCGCCGAGCTCGACGGTACTTCTCAGTCTGCCAAGGCCACACATAACTATGACACCAAGCTCAACGATGACGAGGGTCTTGAGGCTTCATTTCTCGGTGGTGATGCAGCTATAATACGATCCGATCGCAACCACACCAAGCTTGTTCTCGTCGCCGAGTTCCCGCTCTCTGGTACCATCACGGGCTTGGCCAGGGTCAAGGCGAATGCTACAAAGACCAGCAATGGCAATGGTGCAGGCAGTAGCAGTAGTGGAGGCGACTTTCTGTTGATTGCCTTCAAGGATGCCAAGCTCAGTCTTGTCGAGTGGGATCCAGACCGGCGGTCACTGGAGACGATATCCATACACTACTATGAACAAAATGAGCTTCAAAGTAGTCCGTGGGCAGCCCCGCTTAGCGACTATGTCAACTTTCTTGTTGCAGATCCAGGGAGCAGGTGTGCTGCCCTAAAGTTTGGCGCAAGGAGTCTGGCCATCATACCCTTCAAGCAAGCTGATGGAGACATTGGCATGGACGACTGGGACGAAGAGCTGGACGGCCCCCGCCCGGCGCAGGAAAAGCCAGCAACGGCTGCTACAAATGGAACTACAGACAACGTAGTAGAAGATACACCATATACACCGTCATTTGTACTTCGCCTGCCAAATCTTGATCCTGCTCTCCTTCACCCCGTGCATCTCGCCTTTTTATACGAATATCGCGAGCCTACTTTTGGCATCCTCTCTTCCAACATCACGCCCTCAACTTATCTGGCTCGGAAAGACCACCTAACTTACACCGTTTTCACACTCGATCTCCAACAAAAGGCCTCCACCACCATTCTCTCAGTGGGAGGACTTCCCAAGGACCTCACCCGTGTCATTGCTCTCCCGGCACCCGTTGGTGGTGCGCTCCTGGTGGGATCCAACGAGCTCATACATATCGACCAGTCAGGAAAGGCCAATGGCGTAGCTGTCAACCCAATGACCAAGTCGTGCACATCCTTTAGTCTGGCTGATCAATCAGACCTCGGCCTGCGACTTGAGGGTTGCATGATCAATGTTCTCTCTGCCGAGGATGGACAATTCATAATTGTTCTCAACGATGGAAGGCTGGCGACCCTAGTGTTTCACATCGACGGAAGAACCGTCTCCGGCTTGAAAATCAAGATGGTTGCCCCTGAGGCCGGTGGCCAGCTGTTGCAGACCTCTGTGTCGTGCCTCACTAGGCTGGGTAGGAATGCTCTGTTTGCCGGAAGCGATCGAGGAGACTCGGTTGTGTTTGGCTGGAACAGGAAACACAACCAAGTTTCCAAACGGAAACCGAAAATACAGGACCCCGACCTCGACCTGGATATTGATTATGACGACCTTGAGGatgacgaagacgacgacgatgatttATATGCCGACACAGAAAAGACAAAGGCTACCACTAGCGCCTCCACGGGCGAAACCAAAACGGACGATCTcattttcagggtccatgaCCTGATGGTGAGCATTGCACCGATCCGAGACGTGACATTCGGCAAACCTCCGCCACCCACGGACGCTGAGCGCAACACGAAAGACCCTGCAGCTGTGCAGAGTGAGTTGCAACTTGTCGCCGTAGTTGGCAGGGATAAGGCATCATCTCTTGCTATCATAAACAGAGAGATGACCCCAGTTAGTATCGGGCGATTCGAGTTTCCAGAGGCAAGAGGTCTATGGACCCTGTCTACACAAAAGCCGCTcccaaagccactacaagCAAGCAATAAGAACCCAAAGACCGCTGCGGCCACTGAGTCCATCCTCTCCGCACAATATGATCAGTACATGATAGTGGCCAAGGAGGACGATGATGGTTTTGAAACATCGGATGTCTACGCTCTTACCGCAGCAGGTTTTGAGACCCTCAGCGGTACCGAATTTGAACCCGCAGCCGGCTTCACCATTGAGGCTGGAACCATGGGGGATCACACCAAGATTATCCAGGTCCTCAAGTCTGAGGTCAGATGTTACGATGGGG ACTTGGGGCTTACCCAGATCATACCTATGCTGGACGAAGAAACCGGCCATGAGCCTCGCGCAACAAGTGCCAGCATAGCAGACCCGTATCTACTCATCATTCGGGATGACTCGAGCGCCTTTATAGCTCACGTCAACGAGGATAGCGAGATTGAGGAGATTGAGAAAGAAGACAAGATCATATCATCAACCAAATGGTCCACAGGTTGCCTCTATGCTGACTCGAAAGGTGCCTTTGCGGCTACACAGCAAACTGCCAAGAGTCCGAAATCGACTCCGACCATCATGATGTTTCTTTTGAGCGCTGCTGGCGCCCTTTAT ATATACGCGCTTCCGGATATCTCGAGGCCGGTGTATGTTGCCGAGGGTCTTTGCTACGTCCCTCCTTATCTCTCTGCGGACTACAGTGCAAGGAAAGGAATGGCCAGGGAAACGATCAGCGAAATTCTTGTGACGGACCTGGGCGATACTGTTTTCAAGTCCCCACACGTTATCCTTCGCCATTCGAACCACGACTTGACAATATACGAGCCGTACAGGATTGCCGAGGACTCCCAGAGCCTGACCAAGATCCTTCGACTCCGGAAGCTACCCAATCCCGCTGTTGCCAAGGCACCAGAGGCGACAAACTCGGAAGATCCACCACTCATGTCGCGCAACATGCCTCTCAGGGCTTGCGCCAATATTGCCGGCTACAGCGCTGTTTTCATGCCTGGCCATTCTCCTAGCTTCCTCATCAAGTCTGCCAAAGCAACTCCGAAGGTTATCGGCTTACGAGGCTCTGGTGTCCGGGCTATGAGCTCGTTCCACACGGAAGGATGCGAACGCGGTTTCATCTATGCCGACTCAGCAGGTGTGGCGCGCGTTGCTCAGATTCCGAAAGACACCAGCTTCTCTGAGCTTGGACTTTCTGTCAAGAAGGTCCCACTTGGCATTGATGCCGACGGGATCGCATACCACTCACCTACGGGTGTCTATGTCTTGACTTGCAGCTACTGGGAGCCTTTTGAGCTACCAAAGGACGACGACTATCATTGCGAGTGGGCAAAGGAGAATATTAGTTTCAAGCCCATGGTGGAGCGGAGTGTGCTCAAGGTTATCAACCCTATCAATTGGAGTGACATCTGGACTGAGGAATTTGAACAACACGAGGTCGCCATGTGTATCCGCTCGCTGAACCTCGAGGTCAGCCAGTCGACTAACGAACGGAGGCAACTCATCACAGTCGGGACCGCGATGTGCAAAGGCGAGGATCTACCAGTCCGCGGCGGAATATATGTGTTTGACCTGGCGAGTGTTGTTCCCCAGAAAGGACGGCCCGAGACGGACAAGAAACTAAAACAGGTCGCAAAAGAGGAGATTCCGCGTGGCGCAGTCACGTCACTTTCGGAGATTGGGACCCAGGGCTTAATGATGGTCGCGCAAGGGCAGAAGACGCTCGTCAGGGGTCTACAAGAGGACGGGAAACTGCCGCCGGTTGCTTTCATGGATATGAACTGCTACGTCACATGCGTCAAGGAGTTGGCCGGAACGGGTCTCTGCGTGATGGCAGATGCCTTCAAGGGAGTCTGGTTCTGCGGCTACACTGAGGGGCCGTACAAGATGATGCTCTTTGGCAAGAGCAGCACCAACCTCGAATGCATGAACGTGGATCTGCTTCCTGATGGCAAGGACCTGCTGATCGTGGCAGCTGATTCTGATGGAAACCTGCATGTGCTGCAATTCGATCCCGAAC ATCCGAAATCACTCCAAGGTCACCTGCTACTCAATCGCACGACCTTTAGCACCGGCGCTCACCACCCCCAGAAGTCGCTGTTATTGCCCACCACAGACCCCCGCCCGTCGACAAATCAGCCTTCTTCGGATGCGGAGCGGCAACACATCCTGATGGCATCGCCAACGGGCGTCTTAGCCGCGGTGCAGCCGCTCTCACAGAGCACATACACGCGCCTGTCGGCCCTCGCGTCGAATCTGATGGCTTCAGTACCGCACCACGCTGCGCTGAACCCCAAGGCGTACCGGCTGCCACCGACCTCGACGAGGAACCAGGTTGCGGCGGTGGACATTTCGGTGGGCAGGGCGGTGGTTGACGGGAGCCTGCTTGCGCGCTGGGCCGAGCTGGCTTCAGGGAGGAGGGCTGAGGTAGCGGGCCGTGCTGGGTTCTCGGGCGCTGCCGAGGTCAGGTCTGAGTTGGAGGCTGTTCTGGGGTGGTCGATAATGTCGTATTTTTGA
- a CDS encoding zinc-binding alcohol dehydrogenase domain-containing protein 2 — protein sequence MPETMKAVDVRGGAGPASALFINAETPRPTPGAGQVLVKVSAFGLNRMDLLQREGKYPLPPQAPKTLGVEFSGVIESLGDFSASASTDADGIPFKKGDAVFGLAYGDAYAEYIAVSARMLMHKPAGLTHEQAAGIPETFITATQALHLVGGFAKGDRVLWHAGASGVSIAGAQLARRAGAGAVFSTAGSDDKCAFLREELGVDGAFNYKTQDWAEEVRRATGGRGVDLIVDFVGADYFSKNMDAAAQEGRIVCLGLLSGAVVKEVNVAQLLFKRLRIEGSTLRARDEEYQGMLRDRLEECLPQFETGELKVFVDKVLSWEQIQEAHELLEKNVTRGKIICTIP from the exons ATGCCCGAAACGATGAAAGCAGTCG ATGtccgcggcggcgccggtCCCGCATCCGCCCTGTTCATCAACGCCGAGACCCCGAGGCCGACCCCAGGCGCGGGCCAGGTCCTGGTCAAAGTCTCGGCCTTTGGGCTGAACCGGATGGACCTCCTGCAGCGCGAGGGCAAGTACCCGCTCCCTCCGCAGGCGCCCAAGACGCTCGGCGTCGAGTTCAGCGGCGTGATCGAATCATTGGGCGACTTTTCTGCTTCGGCGTCCACCGACGCAGACGGCATCCCCTTCAAAAAGGGCGACGCCGTCTTTGGCCTGGCCTACGGCGACGCCTACGCAGAGTACATCGCCGTGAGCGCCCGCATGCTCATGCACAAGCCCGCCGGGCTGACCCACGAGCAGGCCGCCGGCATCCCCGAGACCTTCATCACGGCGACGCAGGCGCTGCACCTCGTGGGCGGGTTCGCCAAGGGCGACAGGGTGCTGTGGCACGCGGGGGCGTCGGGCGTGTCCATCGCCGGTGCGCAGCTGGCGCGGCGGGCCGGAGCCGGAGCCGTCTTCAGCACGGCCGGGTCCGATGACAAGTGTGCATTCCTGCGGGAGGAGCTGGGGGTCGACGGCGCCTTCAACTACAAGACGCAGGACTGGGCCGAAGAGGTGCGCCGCGCCACGGGCGGGCGGGGGGTCGATCTGATTGTGGACTTTGTCGGCGCCGACTACTTTTCCAAGAACATGGACGCGGCCGCGCAGGAGGGCAGGATCGTCTGCCTCGGCCTGCTGAGCGGCGCCGTCGTCAAGGAGGTCAACGTCGCCCAGCTCCTGTTCAAGCGTCTGCGCATCGAGGGGAGCACCCTCCGGGCCCGCGACGAGGAGTACCAGGGGATGCTGCGCGATAGGCTGGAGGAGTGTCTGCCACAGTTTGAGACTGGTGAGCTCAAGGTGTTTGTGGACAAGGTCCTTTCATGGGAGCAGATTCAGGAGGCCCATGAGCTGCTGGAAAAGAATGTGACCAGGGGTAAAATAATCTGTACTATTCCTTAA